In a single window of the Caloenas nicobarica isolate bCalNic1 chromosome 8, bCalNic1.hap1, whole genome shotgun sequence genome:
- the SENP5 gene encoding sentrin-specific protease 5, whose product MLLQREWNGTCGPSTAIKRSKFNHHTVKKRSLFMMHKKFSMVRFWCRIIKSPELRARGKTCKLRKIKPRWVEKVTRDHQETLQWDFESGLCNLLSYWKSKSKRLWNQYSLSDMNNNTPTSLGEDNDIRAPEICHAQDAFPYAEEPESGGQDGSTGAVPPELHVRASPETETLHRVETNRALDEDGCSDIFVSVTGKEIAGLGQDDAVSNEVVGVDGMILLQSSLQDSDVNDNFANGPFSMELAQNEDNSSEMEVEGSLNLDIFSAKLLDHPYCKSPLEEPSPDSTELKSGAQKGGKRNSQKASRVADEQLASWLCGFLDEVMKKYGSLVPLCEKDVMGRLKEVFNEDFSHRKPFITREIMKYREKHPKSSTCNFRVFYNKHMLDMDDLATLEGQNWLNDQIINMYGELIMDAVPEKVHFFNSFFHRQLVTKGYNGVKRWTKKVDLFKKTLLLIPIHLEVHWSLITVNIPSRIISFYDSQGIHFKFCVENIRKYLLTEAKEKNHPEFLQGWQTAVTKCIPQQKNDSDCGVFVLQYCKCLALDQPFQFSQEDMPRVRKRIYKELCERQLID is encoded by the exons ATGCTGTTGCAAAGGGAGTGGAATGGAACTTGTGGCCCCTCGACAGCTATAAAGAGGTCCAAATTTAACCATCATACTGTAAAAAAGAGATCTTTATTTATGATGCATAAGAAATTTTCTATGGTTAGGTTTTGGTGTAGAATTATAAAGTCCCCGGAACTTCGAGCAAGAGGCAAAACCTGCAAATTGAGAAAAATCAAGCCAAGGTGGGTGGAGAAAGTTACGAGGGACCATCAAGAGACGCTCCAGTGGGATTTTGAAAGTGGATTGTGTAATTTGCTTTCCTACTGGAAATCTAAAAGTAAACGTCTTTGGAACCAGTACAGCTTATCAGATATGAACAATAATACACCCACATCTTTAGGTGAGGATAATGACATACGTGCACCTGAGATCTGCCATGCGCAGGACGCGTTCCCGTATGCTGAGGAGCCAGAATCCGGAGGGCAGGATGGCAGCACGGGTGCCGTCCCACCAGAACTGCACGTCAGAGCTTCTCCGGAGACAGAGACCTTGCACCGGGTGGAGACCAACAGGGCTCTGGATGAGGATGGTTGCTCTGACATCTTCGTCTCCgtaacaggaaaagaaattgctGGTTTGGGTCAAGATGATGCAGTATCTAATGAGGTTGTGGGTGTAGATGGAATGATACTGTTGCAATCCTCCTTGCAGGATTCTGATGTCAATGATAATTTTGCAAATGGACCTTTTTCCATGGAGCTGGCACAAAATGAGGACAATTCTAGCGAAATGGAAGTAGAAGGCTCCTTAAACCTGGACATTTTTAGTGCAAAGTTATTAGATCACCCTTACTGTAAAAGTCCTCTTGAGGAGCCTTCACCAGACAGCACAGAACTGAAATCAGGAGCTCAGAAGGGAGGCAAAAGGAACAGTCAGAAAGCTTCCCGGGTGGCTGATGAGCAGTTGGCATCGTGGCTTTGTG GATTCCTAGATGAAGTTATGAAGAAATATGGCAGTTTAGTTCCGCTCTGTGAAAAAGATGTCATGGGAAGATTAAAAGAAGTCTTTAATGAAGATTTCTCCCATAG AAAACCTTTTATCACCAGGGAAATCATGAAGTATCGGGAAAAACATCCAAAAAGCTCCACTTGTAATTTCCGCGTCTTCTATAATAAGCACATGCTAGATATGGACGATTTAGCTACACTGGAAGGCCAGAACTGGCTGAATGACCAG ATAATTAACATGTATGGTGAACTCATAATGGATGCAGTCCCTGAAAAG gttcATTTCTTTAACAGCTTTTTTCATAGACAGCTCGTAACCAAAGGATATAATGGGGTAAAACGATGGACTAAGAAG GTGGACTTGTTCAAAAAGACTCTCTTGTTAATTCCTATTCACCTGGAAGTCCACTGGTCCCTCATTACTGTGAACATCCCCAGTcgtattatttcattttatgattCCCAAGGCATTCATTTTAAGTTTTGTGTAGAG aacattcGAAAGTATTTGCTGACCgaagcaaaagagaagaatcACCCTGAGTTTCTGCAGGGTTGGCAGACCGCTGTGACAAAG tgCATTCcacaacagaaaaatgacagtgactgtggggtttttgtgctCCAG taCTGCAAGTGCCTCGCCTTAGACCAGCCTTTTCAGTTCTCCCAGGAAGATATGCCCCGGGTGAGAAAAAGGATTTACAAGGAGCTATGTGAACGCCAGCTAATAGACTAA